One region of Miscanthus floridulus cultivar M001 chromosome 19, ASM1932011v1, whole genome shotgun sequence genomic DNA includes:
- the LOC136528988 gene encoding protein SMALL AUXIN UP-REGULATED RNA 16-like: protein MAIKKGGAAASGLKQILRRCSSLGRRQQQQHSGEEDYNEEEDEAMGLPSDVPRGHFAVYVGERRRRFVVPIALLDRPEFLSLLRRAEEEFGFAGAGAGGILVLPCEEVAFRSLTSALACAGGAR, encoded by the coding sequence atggcgATCAAGAAGGGTGGCGCGGCGGCGTCGGGGCTGAAGCAGATCCTGAGGCGGTGCTCGAGCCTGGGCcggcgccagcagcagcagcacagcgGAGAGGAGGACTacaacgaggaggaggacgaggccatGGGGCTGCCGTCCGACGTGCCGCGCGGCCACTTCGCGGTGTACGTGGGCGAGCGGCGGCGCCGGTTCGTGGTGCCCATCGCGCTGCTGGACCGCCCCGAGTTCCTGTCCCTGCTGCGGCGCGCCGAGGAGGAGTTCGGGTTcgcgggcgccggcgccggcggcatcCTCGTCCTCCCCTGCGAGGAGGTCGCCTTCCGCTCCCTCACCTCCGCGCTCGCCTGCGCCGGCGGCGCCCGGTGA